Proteins encoded by one window of Enterobacter hormaechei subsp. xiangfangensis:
- the menD gene encoding 2-succinyl-5-enolpyruvyl-6-hydroxy-3-cyclohexene-1-carboxylic-acid synthase produces the protein MSVSSFNRRWAAVILEALTRHGVRHVCIAPGSRSTPLTLAAAENRAFIHHTHFDERGLGHLALGLAKVSKAPVAVIVTSGTAVANLYPALIEAGLTGEKLILLTADRPPELIDCGANQAIRQPGIFASHPSQTVSLPRPTQDIPASWLVSTLDHAMNALRSGGLHINCPFAEPLYGEMNDTGLVWQQQLGDWWESEKTWLREQTHLESAKQRDWFFWRQKRGVVIAGRMSAAEGKLAAEWAQTLGWPLIGDVLSQTGQPLPCADLWLGNAKAVTELAQAQIVVQLGSSLTGKRLLQWQATCTPEEYWLVDPLEGRLDPAHHRGRRLVSDINSWLELHPAEKRKPWAVEIPALSRQAWELTKAQCEAFSEAGLAHHIRKYLPEQGQLFVGNSLVVRLIDAFSQLPAGYPVYSNRGASGIDGLISTAAGVQRASAKSTLAIVGDLSALYDLNALALLRQASAPFVLIIVNNNGGQIFSLLPTPQSERERFYLMPQNVQFEHAAAMFSLKYHRPENWDALETALNTAWRQPGATLIELVVNDADGAQKLQHLLAQVSHL, from the coding sequence ATGTCAGTAAGTTCTTTTAACCGACGCTGGGCGGCGGTGATCCTTGAAGCCCTGACCCGTCATGGTGTCAGGCATGTGTGTATTGCCCCGGGCTCTCGCTCCACGCCGCTCACCCTTGCTGCCGCGGAAAACCGGGCTTTTATTCACCACACCCATTTTGATGAGCGTGGTCTGGGCCATCTGGCGCTCGGGCTGGCGAAAGTCAGTAAAGCGCCCGTGGCGGTGATCGTCACCTCCGGCACGGCGGTGGCGAACCTCTATCCGGCGCTGATTGAAGCGGGATTAACCGGTGAAAAGCTGATTTTACTCACCGCCGACCGTCCCCCGGAACTTATCGACTGCGGCGCTAACCAGGCTATTCGTCAGCCTGGCATTTTTGCCTCGCATCCTTCACAGACGGTCTCGTTGCCGCGCCCCACCCAGGACATTCCCGCCAGCTGGCTGGTCTCAACCCTCGACCACGCCATGAACGCACTGCGCAGCGGCGGGCTACACATTAACTGCCCGTTTGCCGAGCCGCTGTACGGTGAAATGAACGATACTGGCCTCGTCTGGCAACAGCAGCTGGGAGACTGGTGGGAGAGCGAAAAAACCTGGCTGCGCGAGCAGACGCATCTGGAAAGCGCTAAACAGCGCGACTGGTTCTTCTGGCGTCAGAAGCGCGGCGTGGTGATAGCCGGGCGGATGAGTGCGGCGGAAGGTAAGCTTGCGGCGGAGTGGGCACAAACGCTTGGCTGGCCGCTGATTGGTGACGTGCTTTCCCAGACGGGCCAGCCGCTGCCCTGCGCCGACCTCTGGCTGGGGAACGCGAAAGCGGTCACCGAGCTGGCGCAGGCGCAGATTGTCGTCCAGCTGGGATCGAGCCTGACGGGGAAGCGTCTGCTCCAGTGGCAGGCCACCTGTACGCCTGAAGAGTACTGGCTGGTGGACCCGCTCGAAGGACGCCTTGACCCGGCGCACCATCGTGGCCGCCGCCTGGTGAGCGATATTAACAGCTGGCTGGAATTGCATCCGGCGGAAAAACGCAAACCCTGGGCGGTGGAGATCCCGGCGCTGTCACGTCAGGCGTGGGAACTCACCAAAGCGCAGTGCGAGGCGTTCAGTGAAGCCGGGCTGGCGCACCATATCCGCAAATATCTTCCCGAGCAGGGACAACTTTTTGTCGGTAACAGCCTGGTGGTGCGCCTGATTGACGCCTTTTCGCAGCTGCCGGCGGGTTATCCGGTGTACAGCAACCGGGGCGCGAGCGGCATTGACGGCCTGATCTCCACCGCCGCTGGCGTACAGAGGGCCAGCGCGAAATCCACGCTGGCGATTGTGGGGGATCTCTCAGCCCTCTACGATCTCAACGCGCTGGCGCTCCTGCGTCAGGCGTCGGCCCCGTTCGTGCTGATTATTGTGAACAATAACGGCGGGCAGATTTTCTCGTTGCTGCCGACGCCGCAAAGCGAGCGTGAGCGCTTCTATCTGATGCCGCAAAACGTGCAGTTCGAACACGCCGCCGCCATGTTCAGCCTGAAGTACCATCGCCCGGAAAACTGGGACGCGCTGGAGACGGCGCTGAACACCGCCTGGCGGCAGCCTGGCGCGACGCTCATTGAGCTGGTGGTAAACGATGCTGACGGCGCGCAGAAGCTGCAACATCTGCTGGCGCAGGTGAGTCACCTGTGA